The Lynx canadensis isolate LIC74 chromosome D1, mLynCan4.pri.v2, whole genome shotgun sequence genome has a segment encoding these proteins:
- the PNPLA2 gene encoding patatin-like phospholipase domain-containing protein 2: MFPKEATWNISFAGCGFLGVYHIGVASCLREHAPFLVANATHIYGASAGALTATALVTGACLGEAGANIIEVSKEARKRFLGPLHPSFNLVKTIRGCLLKTLPADSHERASGRLGISLTRVSDGENVIISHFGSKDELIQANVCSTFIPVYCGLIPPALQGVRYVDGGISDNLPLYELKNTITVSPFSGESDICPQDSSTNIHELRFTNTSIQFNLRNLYRLSKALFPPEPTVLREMCKQGYRDGLRFLRRNGLLNRPNPLLALPPARPRAPEDEDVEEARGATERAPAEGPLQPPLEDHILEHLPARLNEALLEACIEPKDLLTAFSNMLPVRLATAMMVPYTLPLESAVSFTIRLLEWLPDVPEDIRWMKEQTGSICQYLVMRAKRKLGSHLPSRLSEQVELRRAQSLPSVQLSCATYSEALPSWMRTSLSLGDALAKWEECQRQLLLGLFCTNVAFPPDALRMRAPASPAPAPPQLPPGSPPC, from the exons ATGTTCCCCAAGGAAGCGACGTGGAACATCTCGTTCGCGGGCTGCGGCTTCCTGGGCGTCTACCACATCGGCGTGGCCTCCTGCCTCCGCGAGCACGCGCCCTTCCTGGTGGCCAACGCCACGCACATCTACGGCGCCTCGGCCGGGGCGCTCACCGCCACGGCGCTGGTCACCGGCGCCTGCCTgg GCGAGGCAGGTGCCAACATCATCGAGGTGTCTAAGGAGGCCCGGAAGCGGTTCCTGGGTCCACTGCACCCCTCCTTCAACCTGGTAAAGACCATCCGTGGCTGCCTGCTGAAGACCCTGCCTGCTGACAGCCATGAGCGCGCCAGCGGGCGTCTGGGCATCTCCCTGACCCGCGTCTCTGATGGCGAGAACGTCATTATATCCCACTTCGGCTCCAAGGACGAGCTCATCCAG GCCAACGTCTGCAGTACCTTCATCCCTGTGTACTGCGGCCTCATCCCTCCGGCCCTCCAGGGCGTA CGCTATGTCGATGGCGGCATCTCGGACAACCTGCCGCTCTACGAGCTCAAGAACACCATCACCGTGTCCCCCTTTTCGGGAGAGAGTGACATCTGCCCACAGGACAGCTCCACCAACATCCACGAGCTCCGGTTCACCAACACCAGCATCCAGTTCAACCTGCGCAATCTCTACCGCCTGTCCAAGGCCCTGTTCCCGCCCGAGCCCACG GTGCTGCGGGAGATGTGCAAGCAGGGTTACAGGGACGGGCTGCGTTTTCTGAGGCGCAACG gcctcctgaaCAGGCCCAACCCCCTGCTGGCGCtgcccccggcccgcccccgtGCCCCCGaggatgaggatgtggaggaggCCCGGGGGGCCACAGAGAGGGCCCCAGCGGAGGGCCCCTTGCAGCCACCCCTGGAGGACCACATCCTGGAACATCTGCCCGCGAGGCTCAATGAGG ccctgctggaGGCCTGCATAGAGCCCAAGGACCTGCTGACCGCCTTCTCCAACATGCTGCCTGTGCGTCTGGCCACAGCCATGATGGTGCCCTACACTCTGCCGCTGGAGAGCGCCGTGTCCTTCACCATCCG CTTGCTGGAGTGGCTGCCTGACGTCCCCGAGGACATCCGGTGGATGAAGGAGCAGACAGGCAGCATCTGCCAGTACCTGGTGATGCGTGCCAAGAGGAAGCTGGGAAGCCACCTGCCCTCCAG GCTGTCGGAGCAGGTGGAGCTGCGCCGCGCCCAGTCACTGCCGTCTGTGCAGCTGTCCTGTGCCACCTACAGCGAGGCACTGCCCAGCTGGATGCGCACCAGCCTCTCGCTAGGGGACGCGCTGGCCAAGTGGGAGGAGTGCCAGCGCCAGCTGCTCCTGGGCCTTTTCTGCACTAACGTGGCCTTCCCACCCGATGCCCTGCGCATGCGCGCCCCCGCCAGTCCTGCCCCTGCGCCCCCACAGCTCCCACCCGGCTCGCCCCCTTGCTGa